Proteins co-encoded in one Populus trichocarpa isolate Nisqually-1 chromosome 10, P.trichocarpa_v4.1, whole genome shotgun sequence genomic window:
- the LOC127905859 gene encoding uncharacterized protein LOC127905859 → MARQADRLVKIGQEGFAAIDEHFGRAKRRPPVMKVPYAHPTYYYATEVIDSNEAAQRYKGRVYVDYPKGKPVPF, encoded by the coding sequence ATGGCACGTCAGGCAGATCGTCTTGTTAAGATTGGGCAAGAGGGTTTTGCAGCCATTGATGAGCACTTCGGCCGGGCCAAGAGGCGGCCACCAGTTATGAAGGTTCCCTATGCTCATCCCACATATTACTATGCAACAGAAGTTATCGACAGCAACGAGGCAGCTCAACGCTACAAGGGGAGGGTTTATGTCGATTACCCTAAGGGTAAACCAGTTCCGTTTTAA
- the LOC112328891 gene encoding uncharacterized protein LOC112328891 — MENEERAQLEAQHQKEVDNLKEEVTRLSSLLEQALRDKSGKATYIAQPEPMLVNPFTPQNLGANEKESQKGKMVKEDDLNKFITLEQRMRAFEGIRLYDPIKAVDMCLVPNVVIPKKFRVPEFVKYTGTQCPITHLKAYCNKMAEVVDDEKLLIHFFQDSLSDVSLTWYMRLDNTKVKK; from the coding sequence atggaaaacgaagaaagagcccAGTTGGAAGCCCAACATCAAAAAGAGGTGGACAATCTTAAGGAAGAAGTCACAAGGCTTAGTAGTCTACTCGAGCAGGCCTTGAGAGACAAATCCGGAAAAGCAACATATATAGCTCAGCCTGAACCTATGCTCGTAAATCCCTTCACTCCACAGAATCTGGGGGCAAACGAGAAGGAATCTCAAAAAGGCAAGATGGTAAAAGAAGATGATCTGAACAAATTCATTACCCTAGAGCAAAGGATGAGGGCATTTGAGGGAATTCGCCTATATGATCCTATAAAGGCTGTTGATATGTGTTTGGTGCCCAACGTTGTCATTCCCAAAAAATTTAGAGTGCCAGAATTTGTTAAATATACGGGAACTCAATGCCCTATAACTCATCTCAAagcatactgcaacaaaatggctgaggtggttgatgatgagaaactgctgattcatttctttcaagacagCTTGAGTGATGTTTCCCTCACTTGGTATATGCGGTTGGACAAtaccaaggttaaaaaatag